The Streptomyces sp. NBC_01439 genome contains the following window.
CGCGCGCAGGACCGTGCCCGTTTTGGCATCGGGCCCGGCCGTCACGCTGAGCACCAGCGCGGACGGCGCGTACAGGCTCTGGGTACCGGTCGGTGCGGCTCCGGCCGTACCCGGCCAGACCAGCGCGGTGAGCGCGGTGAGCGCCATGGCGGCGGAACCGAGCCCGAGACCCCTTGCGATGGACCGCATTTCGAACACTCCCTTGGGTTGGTGTTTCGGATAGCGGACGCAGTCTTGCCGACCCGAGCCATGAACGCCCGTTCGGACCTCCTTTTTCCGTCACCGATCGTGTACGAATGACTGCAGACAGCAGCCGTGCGATCGGGCTGACCTGTGCGGGAGCGGGCCGCCGAATCGGCCGAACACCGACCGGGACACCTCCCCGAAACCTGCCGCACCACGCCTGTGATCTGCCCGGACGGGGTCTGGGGCCCCTCCGGGGGTAGGGCCGGCCCCACCCCGGAGACACGGCCTGGGCCCGCTGTGCGGCGCCGCCCGCGACGGTTGGCTTCAGGCATGGAAAACGATGCGATCCAACTCGACGACGTCACCCGGGTCTTCGGCGCTGGCGACCGGGCGGTCACCGCCCTCGACCGGGTCTCCCTCGACGTTCCCCGGGGCACCTTCACCGCCGTCATGGGCCCCTCCGGCTCCGGAAAGTCCACCCTGCTGCAATGCGCGGCGGGACTCGACCGGCCCACCTCCGGTCGGGTGAGCGTGGGCGGCACCGAACTCGGCCGGCTCGGCGAGACCCGGCTGACCCTGCTGCGTCGCGACCGCATCGGCTTCGTCTTCCAGGCCTTCAACCTGCTGCCCGCCCTGACCGCCGAACAGAACGTCGCCCTGCCCCTGCGCCTGGCCGGCCGCCGCCCCGCCAGGGCCGAGGTCCGCGAGGCGCTGGCTCGGGTGGGCCTCGGCGACCGGGCCCGGCACCGGCCCGCGCAGCTGTCCGGCGGGCAGCAGCAGCGCGTGGCCCTGGCCCGCGCCCTGATCACCCGCCCCGAGGTGCTCTTCGGCGACGAACCCACCGGCGCCCTGGACTCGCAGACCGGCCGCGGGGTGCTCACCCTGCTCCGGACCATGGTCGACACCGAACGCCAGACCGTCGTCATGGTCACCCACGACCCCGTGGCCGCCTCCTACGCGGACCGCGTGGTCTTCCTCGCCGACGGCCGGGTGAACGGCGATGTCCTGGGCGCACGCGCCCAGGACATCGCCGCCCGCATGACCGCGCTGGAGGGAGCGCCGTGCTGACCATCGCCCTGCGCACCGCGCGCCACCGCTGGGTCACCCTCCTCGGGAGCTTCGTGGCCCTGGCCCTCGGCGTCGGCCTCATCGCCACCATGGGCCTCGGGCTCGCCGCCACCCTGGACGCCCCGCAGCGCCTCCCGGAGCGGTTCGCCCAGGCCCCCGTCGTCGTCAGGGGCGACGACGTGCTGCGCGTCCCCGTCCCGGGCGGGGAACGCACCGCCAAGCTCGCCCACCCCCGGCCCGTCCCCTCCGAACTCGCCCGGCGGCTGGCCGCCCTCGGCCCGACCACCGAGGACCGGTCCTTCCCCGTCCGAGCCGAGGGCGGGCCGGAGCACCTGGTCGGCCATCCCTGGTCCGTTGCCGCCTTCGCCCCGTACGCCCTCGACGCGGGCCGGTCCCCGCGCTCCGACGACGAGGTCGTCACCACCGGCTGGTCCCGGCCCGGGGCCCGGATCGGCACCGACCACGGCCCCGTGACCGTGGTCGGCACCGTCGCCGACCGCGGCTTCGAGGACGCCGTCTTCTGGACCGATGCCCGCGCCGCCCGGCTCTCGCCCGCCGTCGACCAACTCGTCGTCGCCGCCGACCCGACCGCCGTACGGGACGCCGTACGCGATGCCGTCCGGGCGTTCCCGGGCCGGGACACCGACGTACGGGTCCTGACCGGCCCGGACCGCCGCCACGCCGACCCCGACCCCGAACGCGAGCGCGAGGCCCTGGTCGCCGTGAACGCCGTACTCGGCACCGCGGGCGGCATCACCTGCTTCGTCGCGGTGTTCGTCGTCGCCTCCACCTTCGCCTTCGCCGTCGCCCAACGCCGCAAGGAGTTCGCGCTGCTGCGCACGGCCGGCGCCACCCCGGGCCAAATCCGGCGCACGGTGGTCGCCGAGGCGTTGATGCTCGGCGTGGTCGCCTCCGCAGCGGGCTGTCTGCTCGGGGCGTACGGAGCGCCCGTGTTCGTCTCGCACCTGGTGGACGAGGGCCTCGCACCCCGCTGGTTCGCCGTCGGCGACGCCACCTGGCCCTTCCACGCGGCCTTCTGGGCCGGCCTGCCCGTCGCGCTCGCGGGAGTCGTCGCCGCCTCCTGGCGGGCGGGCCGGGTCGCCCCCTCCGAGGCACTGCGCGAAGCCGCGTACGAGACGCGGACCATGACCCCGGGCCGCTGGATCTTCGGCGCCGGACTGCTGCTGACGGGCCTCGGCACCCTCGCCCACGCCCTGCTCACCGACCCCGCGGACCTGCTCCACCGCAAGACGTACACCAGCCGTCCGATGCTGTTCATCGTCGCCTTCGCGCTGCTGTCGCCGGTGCTGGTGCGCCCGTTGGTCCGGCTGCTCGCCTGGCTCCCCGCCCGGCTGCCGGGCGCCGGCGGGATGCTGATCCGGGAGAACGCGGCGGCCGGCACCCGGCGTACGGCGGCCGTCGCCGCCCCCGTCCTGGTCACCGTGGCCCTCGCCGGATCCCTGCTGGGCACCACCGCCACTCTGAACGAGGCCAAGGCCGCCGAGATCCGGCAGCGGACCACCGCCGACCACGTCGTCACGGCCGGCCCGGGCGGGTTCGATCCGGCCGCGGTCGAGCGGATCCGGGCCGTACCTGGAACGGAGATCTCCGCCACCGCCGCGACCGCCGTCCACGTGCTGGAGGAGGGCAGGGCGCTGATCCGCTCCGACGCCCGCGCCGCGGATCCCGCGGCCCTCGCCCGGACCGCCCGACTGCCCCTGACGGCAGGATCGGTCACCGACCTCGACGACGACTCCGTCATCGTCACCGCGGAATGGGAACGGCACACCGTCGGATCCACCGTCGAGGTGTGGCTCGGTGACGGCACCCGCAAGGCCCTGCGGATCGCGGCCGTGATGAGCACCGGCACCGGGGGCAACGGCGCCTACGTCACCCCCGCCAACGCCCCCGGCGCGACGGTGGACCGGATCGACGTACGCCTCGCCCCGGGCGCGGACGGCGCGGCGGTCGGCGCCGCGCTGGCCGAGGCCGCACGGCAGGCCGGGGGCCGCGCCCTCACCAAGGACCGGTGGTTGTCCGAAAACCGGCCCGGGACCCGACGCACCACCCGGACGGGCTTCCTGCTGGTCCTCGGCATCGCCCTGCTCTACAC
Protein-coding sequences here:
- a CDS encoding ABC transporter ATP-binding protein — its product is MENDAIQLDDVTRVFGAGDRAVTALDRVSLDVPRGTFTAVMGPSGSGKSTLLQCAAGLDRPTSGRVSVGGTELGRLGETRLTLLRRDRIGFVFQAFNLLPALTAEQNVALPLRLAGRRPARAEVREALARVGLGDRARHRPAQLSGGQQQRVALARALITRPEVLFGDEPTGALDSQTGRGVLTLLRTMVDTERQTVVMVTHDPVAASYADRVVFLADGRVNGDVLGARAQDIAARMTALEGAPC
- a CDS encoding ABC transporter permease, which encodes MLTIALRTARHRWVTLLGSFVALALGVGLIATMGLGLAATLDAPQRLPERFAQAPVVVRGDDVLRVPVPGGERTAKLAHPRPVPSELARRLAALGPTTEDRSFPVRAEGGPEHLVGHPWSVAAFAPYALDAGRSPRSDDEVVTTGWSRPGARIGTDHGPVTVVGTVADRGFEDAVFWTDARAARLSPAVDQLVVAADPTAVRDAVRDAVRAFPGRDTDVRVLTGPDRRHADPDPEREREALVAVNAVLGTAGGITCFVAVFVVASTFAFAVAQRRKEFALLRTAGATPGQIRRTVVAEALMLGVVASAAGCLLGAYGAPVFVSHLVDEGLAPRWFAVGDATWPFHAAFWAGLPVALAGVVAASWRAGRVAPSEALREAAYETRTMTPGRWIFGAGLLLTGLGTLAHALLTDPADLLHRKTYTSRPMLFIVAFALLSPVLVRPLVRLLAWLPARLPGAGGMLIRENAAAGTRRTAAVAAPVLVTVALAGSLLGTTATLNEAKAAEIRQRTTADHVVTAGPGGFDPAAVERIRAVPGTEISATAATAVHVLEEGRALIRSDARAADPAALARTARLPLTAGSVTDLDDDSVIVTAEWERHTVGSTVEVWLGDGTRKALRIAAVMSTGTGGNGAYVTPANAPGATVDRIDVRLAPGADGAAVGAALAEAARQAGGRALTKDRWLSENRPGTRRTTRTGFLLVLGIALLYTGIALAGTLVTATSDRARELAVLRLAGATRWQVLRLVAGESLLVVLVGTVTGTLVAALNLAGVGAALGLLDVRGALVIPWAALGATSGACAAVAVVSAVVPAGLCLRRRAVETAGQH